The following are from one region of the Salvia hispanica cultivar TCC Black 2014 chromosome 1, UniMelb_Shisp_WGS_1.0, whole genome shotgun sequence genome:
- the LOC125208653 gene encoding laccase-4-like isoform X2 has protein sequence MAASAWLRFLLLLITILQPPMVQSEVRRYKFNVVMKNSTKLCSSKQVVTVNGRFPGPNIYAREGDTMLIKVVNHVTYNISIHWHGIRQFRTGWADGPAYITQCPIQPGESYVYNFTISEQRGTLLWHAHILWLRATIHGAIIILPKHGLPYPFPKPHKEEVLLLGEWWKSDVEAVIDEAMASGNAPNVSDAHTINGHPGPKSNCLGKGGYNLVVIPSKTYLLRIINAALNTELFFKIAGHNLTVVEVDATYVKPFAIDTILLAPGQTTNVLLTTDHLTSRYQITASPFKSSPVTIDNSTATATLIYAGALASATTFLSDRPAQNATPIADIFTQSLRGLNSAAYPSQVPLQIDHSLLFTIALGFADCPSCDNSLRLRVVADINNVTFVMPRIALLNAHFFGIGGVFTDDFPARPAAPFDYTGAKQPENMRTMSGTRLYRLAFNSTVQVVLQGTSMIFPENHPIHLHGFNFFAVGKGLGNFDPDLDPKRFNLVDPVERNTIAVPSGGWVAIRFRADNPGVWFLHCHLEVHTSWGLKMAFVVDNGKGPNESLLPPPNDLPKC, from the exons atgGCTGCCTCAGCCTGGCTACGATTCTTGCTATTGCTGATCACTATTTTACAGCCTCCAATGGTGCAGTCGGAGGTTCGTCGCTACAAATTCAAT GTGGTGATGAAAaactcaacaaaattatgcTCAAGCAAGCAAGTAGTGACTGTTAACGGACGTTTTCCCGGTCCCAACATCTACGCCAGAGAAGGCGACACGATGTTAATCAAAGTCGTCAACCACGTTACTTATAATATATCTATCCATTG GCACGGAATAAGGCAATTCCGCACAGGGTGGGCCGATGGACCGGCTTACATAACCCAATGCCCGATCCAACCGGGGGAGAGCTACGTGTATAATTTCACAATAAGTGAGCAGCGAGGCACGCTTCTTTGGCACGCGCACATACTATGGCTTAGAGCTACCATTCATGGCGCCATTATTATACTTCCCAAGCATGGCCTGCCTTATCCCTTTCCTAAGCCCCACAAGGAGGAGGTCTTACTACTAG GGGAATGGTGGAAATCAGATGTGGAAGCAGTCATAGATGAAGCCATGGCGTCAGGCAATGCCCCAAACGTTTCCGATGCTCACACGATCAACGGTCATCCTGGTCCCAAGTCCAATTGCCTAGGCAAAG GAGGATACAATCTAGTGGTTATTCCCTCCAAAACATATCTGCTTCGGATAATCAACGCAGCTCTGAACACGGAGCTCTTCTTCAAAATCGCCGGCCACAATCTCACGGTGGTGGAGGTTGACGCCACCTATGTCAAGCCATTTGCCATCGACACCATATTGCTCGCCCCCGGCCAGACCACCAACGTCCTTCTCACCACCGATCACCTCACTTCAAG GTATCAAATCACGGCCTCCCCTTTCAAGTCCTCTCCGGTCACAATCGACAACTCCACCGCAACCGCCACGTTGATCTACGCCGGAGCCCTAGCCTCCGCCACCACATTCCTctccgatcggccagcgcagAACGCCACGCCGATCGCCGACATCTTCACGCAGTCCCTCCGCGGCCTCAACTCCGCCGCCTACCCGTCCCAAGTCCCCCTCCAGATCGACCACTCCTTACTCTTCACCATCGCCCTCGGCTTCGCCGATTGTCCTAGCTGCGACAACAGCCTCCGCCTCCGCGTGGTGGCGGACATCAACAACGTCACATTCGTGATGCCGCGGATCGCGCTCCTCAACGCTCATTTCTTCGGAATCGGCGGCGTATTCACCGACGATTTCCCCGCGAGGCCGGCGGCGCCGTTCGATTACACCGGAGCGAAGCAGCCGGAGAATATGCGGACGATGAGCGGGACGAGATTGTACAGGCTGGCGTTCAATTCGACGGTGCAGGTGGTGCTGCAGGGCACCAGCATGATTTTTCCGGAAAATCACCCGATCCATTTGCATGGATTCAATTTCTTCGCTGTGGGTAAGGGTTTGGGGAATTTTGACCCGGATTTGGATCCGAAGAGATTCAACCTTGTTGACCCAGTCGAAAGGAATACTATTGCTGTTCCATCTGGTGGATGGGTTGCCATCAGATTTAGAGCTGATAATCCag GAGTATGGTTTTTGCATTGCCACTTAGAAGTGCACACATCATGGGGACTTAAGATGGCATTTGTAGTGGACAATGGCAAAGGGCCCAATGAGTCTCTTCTACCACCTCCAAATGATTTGCCCAAATGCTAA
- the LOC125208653 gene encoding laccase-4-like isoform X1 yields the protein MAASAWLRFLLLLITILQPPMVQSEVRRYKFNVVMKNSTKLCSSKQVVTVNGRFPGPNIYAREGDTMLIKVVNHVTYNISIHWHGIRQFRTGWADGPAYITQCPIQPGESYVYNFTISEQRGTLLWHAHILWLRATIHGAIIILPKHGLPYPFPKPHKEEVLLLGEWWKSDVEAVIDEAMASGNAPNVSDAHTINGHPGPKSNCLGKGEFHIFYLCFNLNLSILILAINQGGYNLVVIPSKTYLLRIINAALNTELFFKIAGHNLTVVEVDATYVKPFAIDTILLAPGQTTNVLLTTDHLTSRYQITASPFKSSPVTIDNSTATATLIYAGALASATTFLSDRPAQNATPIADIFTQSLRGLNSAAYPSQVPLQIDHSLLFTIALGFADCPSCDNSLRLRVVADINNVTFVMPRIALLNAHFFGIGGVFTDDFPARPAAPFDYTGAKQPENMRTMSGTRLYRLAFNSTVQVVLQGTSMIFPENHPIHLHGFNFFAVGKGLGNFDPDLDPKRFNLVDPVERNTIAVPSGGWVAIRFRADNPGVWFLHCHLEVHTSWGLKMAFVVDNGKGPNESLLPPPNDLPKC from the exons atgGCTGCCTCAGCCTGGCTACGATTCTTGCTATTGCTGATCACTATTTTACAGCCTCCAATGGTGCAGTCGGAGGTTCGTCGCTACAAATTCAAT GTGGTGATGAAAaactcaacaaaattatgcTCAAGCAAGCAAGTAGTGACTGTTAACGGACGTTTTCCCGGTCCCAACATCTACGCCAGAGAAGGCGACACGATGTTAATCAAAGTCGTCAACCACGTTACTTATAATATATCTATCCATTG GCACGGAATAAGGCAATTCCGCACAGGGTGGGCCGATGGACCGGCTTACATAACCCAATGCCCGATCCAACCGGGGGAGAGCTACGTGTATAATTTCACAATAAGTGAGCAGCGAGGCACGCTTCTTTGGCACGCGCACATACTATGGCTTAGAGCTACCATTCATGGCGCCATTATTATACTTCCCAAGCATGGCCTGCCTTATCCCTTTCCTAAGCCCCACAAGGAGGAGGTCTTACTACTAG GGGAATGGTGGAAATCAGATGTGGAAGCAGTCATAGATGAAGCCATGGCGTCAGGCAATGCCCCAAACGTTTCCGATGCTCACACGATCAACGGTCATCCTGGTCCCAAGTCCAATTGCCTAGGCAAAGGtgaatttcacattttttatttatgtttcaatttgaatttatcaaTACTAATATTGGCGATAAATCAAGGAGGATACAATCTAGTGGTTATTCCCTCCAAAACATATCTGCTTCGGATAATCAACGCAGCTCTGAACACGGAGCTCTTCTTCAAAATCGCCGGCCACAATCTCACGGTGGTGGAGGTTGACGCCACCTATGTCAAGCCATTTGCCATCGACACCATATTGCTCGCCCCCGGCCAGACCACCAACGTCCTTCTCACCACCGATCACCTCACTTCAAG GTATCAAATCACGGCCTCCCCTTTCAAGTCCTCTCCGGTCACAATCGACAACTCCACCGCAACCGCCACGTTGATCTACGCCGGAGCCCTAGCCTCCGCCACCACATTCCTctccgatcggccagcgcagAACGCCACGCCGATCGCCGACATCTTCACGCAGTCCCTCCGCGGCCTCAACTCCGCCGCCTACCCGTCCCAAGTCCCCCTCCAGATCGACCACTCCTTACTCTTCACCATCGCCCTCGGCTTCGCCGATTGTCCTAGCTGCGACAACAGCCTCCGCCTCCGCGTGGTGGCGGACATCAACAACGTCACATTCGTGATGCCGCGGATCGCGCTCCTCAACGCTCATTTCTTCGGAATCGGCGGCGTATTCACCGACGATTTCCCCGCGAGGCCGGCGGCGCCGTTCGATTACACCGGAGCGAAGCAGCCGGAGAATATGCGGACGATGAGCGGGACGAGATTGTACAGGCTGGCGTTCAATTCGACGGTGCAGGTGGTGCTGCAGGGCACCAGCATGATTTTTCCGGAAAATCACCCGATCCATTTGCATGGATTCAATTTCTTCGCTGTGGGTAAGGGTTTGGGGAATTTTGACCCGGATTTGGATCCGAAGAGATTCAACCTTGTTGACCCAGTCGAAAGGAATACTATTGCTGTTCCATCTGGTGGATGGGTTGCCATCAGATTTAGAGCTGATAATCCag GAGTATGGTTTTTGCATTGCCACTTAGAAGTGCACACATCATGGGGACTTAAGATGGCATTTGTAGTGGACAATGGCAAAGGGCCCAATGAGTCTCTTCTACCACCTCCAAATGATTTGCCCAAATGCTAA
- the LOC125202618 gene encoding uncharacterized protein LOC125202618 isoform X2, translating to MALLPSKGVVVSVPTLVLSAAAFAILLFFLLSASSPASVPCSCSTPTGDHSSKISGEHVSTSAEDIDWLKSRVEANGLHMQQNILRKGINPRTREQQLQDLLHFKGISHYEGEDANNHTALPCPGELLVEEHHSNYGEPWAGGRDVFEFLAESAHVTPNSKVLEIGCGTLRVGLHFIRYLDPEHYHCLERDELSLMAALRYELPSQGLLYKRPLIVRGEDMDFSLERLVGRLKPLEGRIFVSHNVKFCSRLGGEECTKRLTNLGLEYKGKHTHDSLLFNHYEIWFEFRRFKS from the exons ATGGCACTGCTTCCATCAAAGGGAGTGGTCGTTTCAGTTCCCACGCTAGTTCTGTCAGCTGCAGCTTTTGCGATCCTCCTATTCTTCTTGCTCTCAGCCAGCTCACCTGCCTCCGTTCCTTGCTCTTGCTCCACCCCGACTGGGGACCACAGCAGTAAGATAAGTGGAGAGCATGTTTCAACCTCAGCTGAGGACATAGATTGGTTGAAGAGTCGTGTCGAAGCGAATGGATTACATATGCAGCAGAACATTCTACGTAAGGGCATAAACCCGCGTACTCGTGAACAGCAGCTCCAGGATCTTCTTCATTTCAAAGGCATATCTCACTATGAAGGAGAAGATGCTAATAACCATACTGCCCTCCCTTGTCCCGGTGAGCTGCTTGTAGAAGAACACCACAGCAATTACGGGGAGCCTTGGGCAGGAGGAAGGGATGTATTTGAATTTCTTGCAGAGTCTGCCCACGTCACACCAAATTCAAAAGTTCTTGAGATCGGGTGTGGCACACTTCGTGTTGGCCTGCATTTCATACGGTACTTAGATCCAGAGCATTACCATTGTCTAGAAAGGGACGAGCTCTCTCTAATGGCTGCACTGCGCTACGAGCTTCCATCACAGGGCTTGCTGTATAAGCGCCCTCTGATTGTAAGAGGCGAAGACATGGATTTCA GCCTGGAGCGGTTAGTGGGTCGCCTGAAGCCTCTAGAAGGTCGAATCTTTGTCTCACACAACGTCAAATTCTGCTCTCGATTGGGAGGTGAAGAATGCACAAAAAGGCTGACTAATCTGGGCCTAGAATATAAAGGCAAGCATACACATGATAGTTTGCTCTTCAACCATTATGAGATATGGTTCGAGTTCAGGCGATTTAAGTCTTAA
- the LOC125202618 gene encoding uncharacterized protein LOC125202618 isoform X1 encodes MALLPSKGVVVSVPTLVLSAAAFAILLFFLLSASSPASVPCSCSTPTGDHSSKISGEHVSTSAEDIDWLKSRVEANGLHMQQNILRKGINPRTREQQLQDLLHFKGISHYEGEDANNHTALPCPGELLVEEHHSNYGEPWAGGRDVFEFLAESAHVTPNSKVLEIGCGTLRVGLHFIRYLDPEHYHCLERDELSLMAALRYELPSQGLLYKRPLIVRGEDMDFSKFGSDTVYDLIYASAVFLHMPDKLVWTGLERLVGRLKPLEGRIFVSHNVKFCSRLGGEECTKRLTNLGLEYKGKHTHDSLLFNHYEIWFEFRRFKS; translated from the coding sequence ATGGCACTGCTTCCATCAAAGGGAGTGGTCGTTTCAGTTCCCACGCTAGTTCTGTCAGCTGCAGCTTTTGCGATCCTCCTATTCTTCTTGCTCTCAGCCAGCTCACCTGCCTCCGTTCCTTGCTCTTGCTCCACCCCGACTGGGGACCACAGCAGTAAGATAAGTGGAGAGCATGTTTCAACCTCAGCTGAGGACATAGATTGGTTGAAGAGTCGTGTCGAAGCGAATGGATTACATATGCAGCAGAACATTCTACGTAAGGGCATAAACCCGCGTACTCGTGAACAGCAGCTCCAGGATCTTCTTCATTTCAAAGGCATATCTCACTATGAAGGAGAAGATGCTAATAACCATACTGCCCTCCCTTGTCCCGGTGAGCTGCTTGTAGAAGAACACCACAGCAATTACGGGGAGCCTTGGGCAGGAGGAAGGGATGTATTTGAATTTCTTGCAGAGTCTGCCCACGTCACACCAAATTCAAAAGTTCTTGAGATCGGGTGTGGCACACTTCGTGTTGGCCTGCATTTCATACGGTACTTAGATCCAGAGCATTACCATTGTCTAGAAAGGGACGAGCTCTCTCTAATGGCTGCACTGCGCTACGAGCTTCCATCACAGGGCTTGCTGTATAAGCGCCCTCTGATTGTAAGAGGCGAAGACATGGATTTCAGTAAGTTTGGTTCTGATACCGTGTACGATTTGATTTATGCTAGTGCTGTTTTCCTCCATATGCCCGACAAGCTCGTCTGGACAGGCCTGGAGCGGTTAGTGGGTCGCCTGAAGCCTCTAGAAGGTCGAATCTTTGTCTCACACAACGTCAAATTCTGCTCTCGATTGGGAGGTGAAGAATGCACAAAAAGGCTGACTAATCTGGGCCTAGAATATAAAGGCAAGCATACACATGATAGTTTGCTCTTCAACCATTATGAGATATGGTTCGAGTTCAGGCGATTTAAGTCTTAA